The following are encoded in a window of Anopheles gambiae chromosome X, idAnoGambNW_F1_1, whole genome shotgun sequence genomic DNA:
- the LOC1272065 gene encoding DDB1- and CUL4-associated factor 10 translates to MSLHEWYRRRERGLPARIGDTDMIYRTIFRSLQPRALSAELSHPYRCGQDSGAICNLEFSPDGTLLAAACEYKSIVLFDPLAEKQVSAVSNAHDGSVNCIKFVDSRTFASCSDDTTVALWDARNLSTKLRTLHGHSGWVKNIEYAKGAGVLLSSGLDGLVYAWELNNSTEQGCTYQRLLYMPGLMRCRLAPDESRLVLCTGTGYLMLVHDLDLASLAGDLVDFRPNIQRLNLMRKQRVPLGARKTPAVSHRRKRNRIEFVSDFPPGDDAEMISGLTLHPQGWCALSRNISYDEKTEWSVVHDIQSWSENEDESDTEKQEPDELNTEDSQEPEQEDVPQQERSNCTRSMEGFGRDPKREPSETVLTEATWCNGATERNVINNAFPSHSGAPCPRLAEVPLQPTIRLSPPAKGGRAGSAWSEPVASKRTAGHSTDGTGTRLLYYIQESNKVEGYMREACFSPDGRVICSPHDDYGVRLLAFNEQCNEMRYARQCLASGSEPAPLRELRYKPCYPHVVISSQFSPRFPLLVTGCLLGNVVWNLPVLS, encoded by the exons ATGTCTCTGCACGAATGGTATCGCAGGCGGGAGCGGGGACTGCCGGCACGCATCGGCGACACCGATATGATCTACCGCACCATCTTCCGGTCGCTGCAGCCGAGGGCACTGTCGGCCGAGCTGTCGCACCCGTACCGGTGCGGGCAGGACAGTGGGGCCATCTGCAATCTGGAGTTTTCGCCCGATGG GACGCTGCTGGCCGCTGCCTGTGAATATAAATCGATCGTGCTGTTCGATCCGCTCGCGGAAAAGCAGGTGAGCGCCGTCAGCAATGCCCACGATGGCAGCGTCAACTGCATCAA ATTCGTCGACAGCCGTACCTTTGCGTCCTGCTCGGACGACACCACGGTTGCGCTGTGGGACGCGCGCAACCTCTCGACCAAGCTGCGCACGCTGCACGGCCACAGCGGCTGGGTGAAGAACATCGAGTACGCGAAGGGTGCCGGCGTGCTGCTCTCCTCCGGGCTGGACGGGCTGGTGTACGCCTGGGAGCTGAACAACAGCACCGAGCAGGGCTGCACTTACCAGCGGCTGCTGTACATGCCCGGGCTGATGCGGTGCCGGCTCGCGCCGGACGAGTCGCGGCTAGTGCTCTGCACCGGCACCGGCTACCTGATGCTGGTGCACGACCTCGACCTGGCCAGCCTGGCCGGTGATCTCGTCGACTTTCGC CCAAACATACAACGACTGAACCTGATGCGCAAGCAACGGGTCCCGCTGGGCGCACGCAAGACTCCCGCGGTCTCCcacagaagaaagagaaatcGTATCGAGTTTGTGAGCGACTTTCCACCCGGCGACGATGCGGAAATGATTAGCGGCTTGACG CTACATCCTCAAGGTTGGTGTGCTCTTAGTAGAAATATTTCATACGACGAGAAGACAGAG TGGTCTGTAGTGCACGATATACAAAGCTGGAGCGAGAATGAGGATGAATCGGACACGGAGAAGCAGGAACCGGATGAACTGAACACGGAGGATAGCCAAGAGCCCGAGCAGGAAGATGTGCCCCAACAGGAGCGAAGCAACTGCACCCGATCGATGGAGGGTTTCGGGCGAGATCCTAAGCGAGAACCAAGCGAAACGGTACTAACGGAAGCGACATGGTGCAACGGAGCTACCGAGCGGAATGTGATCAACAA TGCCTTTCCCAGTCACTCCGGTGCTCCGTGCCCCAGACTTGCTGAAGTCCCGTTGCAACCCACCATAAGACTGTCGCCGCCCGCCAAGGGAGGTCGGGCCGGGTCCGCGTGGTCGGAACCGGTAGCGAGCAAGCGGACCGCCGGGCACAGTACGGACGGGACCGGCACCCGGCTGCTCTACTACATCCAGGAGTCGAACAAGGTGGAGGGCTACATGCGGGAGGCGTGCTTCTCGCCGGACGGGCGGGTCATCTGTTCGCCGCACGATGACTACGGCGTGCGGTTGCTGGCGTTCAACGAGCAGTGCAACGAGATGCGGTACGCGCGCCAGTGCCTGGCGAGCGGCAGCGAACCGGCACCGCTGCGGGAGCTCAGGTACAAGCCGTGCTATCCGCACGTGGTCATCAGCAGCCAGTTCAGTCCCCGGTTTCCGCTGCTCGTGACCGGGTGTCTGCTCGGGAACGTGGTCTGGAATCTGCCAGTGTTAAGCTAG